A single window of Streptomyces xanthii DNA harbors:
- a CDS encoding siderophore-interacting protein yields the protein MTATAETPTVTPFRFFDLEVTRTRRLGPSLLRVTFTGPELDAFHGGGRDQSLSLFLPHPGQGAPVLPVPEPGDDGRAWHAAFRALPDDVRAVMRSYTLSGQRREPEQEVDIDFVLHGGDPATIGPACAWADTARPGDRVVVLGPAVADNTAVRCRPHEDFDHIVMWGDETAVPAALGVLAWLPASVTAHVWLEVPHRGDVQPVTTAADAHVTWLVRDEDSPTALDAVRAAELPEAARPYAWLAGESGTMRELRRHLVRERGYDKRAVTFVGYWKRGLSEDALREQPADT from the coding sequence ATGACCGCGACGGCCGAGACGCCCACCGTGACCCCGTTCCGATTCTTCGATCTGGAGGTGACACGGACCCGGCGGCTCGGCCCGTCGCTGCTCCGGGTCACCTTCACCGGCCCCGAGCTCGACGCCTTCCACGGCGGCGGCCGGGACCAGTCCCTCTCCCTCTTCCTGCCGCACCCGGGCCAAGGCGCCCCCGTGCTGCCGGTCCCCGAACCGGGTGACGACGGCCGCGCCTGGCACGCCGCGTTCCGCGCGCTGCCCGACGACGTACGGGCCGTCATGCGCTCGTACACGCTGAGCGGTCAGCGCCGCGAGCCGGAGCAGGAGGTCGACATCGACTTCGTGCTGCACGGCGGGGATCCCGCCACGATCGGCCCCGCCTGCGCCTGGGCCGACACCGCGCGCCCCGGCGACCGGGTCGTCGTGCTCGGTCCTGCGGTCGCCGACAACACCGCCGTGCGCTGCCGCCCGCACGAGGACTTCGACCACATCGTCATGTGGGGCGACGAGACCGCCGTACCGGCCGCGCTCGGCGTCCTCGCCTGGCTGCCCGCCTCGGTCACCGCCCACGTATGGCTGGAGGTCCCGCACCGCGGCGACGTCCAGCCCGTCACGACGGCCGCCGACGCGCACGTGACCTGGCTCGTGCGCGACGAGGACTCCCCCACGGCCCTCGACGCCGTCCGCGCGGCCGAACTCCCCGAAGCGGCACGCCCGTACGCCTGGCTGGCCGGCGAGTCCGGGACCATGCGGGAGCTGCGCCGCCATCTCGTGCGCGAGCGCGGCTACGACAAGCGGGCGGTGACGTTCGTCGGGTACTGGAAGCGCGGGCTGAGCGAGGACGCCCTGCGCGAGCAACCGGCCGACACGTAG
- a CDS encoding ABC transporter substrate-binding protein, with the protein MTEVRLSRPTRRGILAVGGALGLGAALAACGDEKGSAGGGSSAGKKGSGPWSFKDDRGTTVKLDKIPANIVAFTGVGAALYDYGIQVKGVFGPTTVKGGKPDVQAGDMDVSKVTVIGNEWGQFNIEKYASLAPDVLITTMFDAAGTLWYVPEESAKKIAKLAPSAGISVFDRKLDQPLQRMYALAESLGADLKAEKVVAAKKRFEDAAARLRKAAKAHPDIKVLAGSASADIFYVSGTDLSIDLEYFKSLGVNFVEPTEAAKKASGGWFENLSWENVDKHKADIIMMDDRAQAIQPDAIEEATWKKLPAVKAGQVIPRSPEPILSYDKCAPLLENLAKAIETAKKVS; encoded by the coding sequence ATGACCGAAGTCCGTCTGTCCCGCCCCACCCGCCGCGGCATCCTCGCCGTCGGCGGTGCCCTCGGCCTCGGTGCCGCGCTCGCCGCGTGCGGCGACGAGAAAGGCTCGGCGGGCGGTGGCTCGAGTGCCGGGAAGAAGGGCTCCGGGCCGTGGTCGTTCAAGGACGACCGCGGCACGACCGTGAAGCTCGACAAGATCCCGGCGAACATCGTCGCGTTCACCGGCGTCGGCGCCGCCCTGTACGACTACGGCATCCAGGTCAAGGGCGTGTTCGGCCCGACCACGGTCAAGGGCGGCAAGCCCGACGTGCAGGCCGGCGACATGGACGTCTCCAAGGTGACGGTCATCGGCAACGAGTGGGGCCAGTTCAACATCGAGAAGTACGCGAGCCTCGCTCCCGACGTGCTGATCACCACCATGTTCGACGCCGCCGGCACCCTCTGGTACGTCCCGGAGGAGTCCGCGAAGAAGATCGCCAAGCTCGCCCCGAGCGCCGGCATCTCCGTGTTCGACCGCAAGCTGGACCAGCCGCTGCAGCGCATGTACGCGCTGGCCGAGTCGCTCGGCGCCGACCTGAAGGCCGAGAAGGTCGTCGCGGCGAAGAAGCGTTTCGAGGACGCCGCCGCCCGCCTGCGCAAGGCCGCGAAGGCCCACCCCGACATCAAGGTCCTGGCCGGTTCGGCGAGCGCCGACATCTTCTACGTGTCCGGCACGGACCTCTCCATCGACCTGGAGTACTTCAAGTCCCTCGGCGTGAACTTCGTGGAGCCCACGGAGGCCGCGAAGAAGGCGTCCGGCGGCTGGTTCGAGAACCTGAGCTGGGAGAACGTCGACAAGCACAAGGCCGACATCATCATGATGGACGACCGCGCCCAGGCCATCCAGCCCGACGCCATCGAAGAGGCGACCTGGAAGAAGCTGCCCGCGGTCAAGGCCGGCCAGGTCATCCCCCGCTCCCCCGAGCCGATCCTGTCCTACGACAAGTGCGCCCCGCTCCTGGAGAACCTCGCGAAGGCCATCGAGACGGCGAAGAAGGTGTCCTGA
- a CDS encoding lysine N(6)-hydroxylase/L-ornithine N(5)-oxygenase family protein, with the protein MTALPEPHDRLDFIGIGLGPFNLGLACLTEPIAELNGVFLESKPDFEWHSGMFLDGAHLQTPFMSDLVTLADPTSPYSFLNYLKESGRLYSFYIRENFYPLRVEYNDYCRWAAAKLRSVRFSTTVTEVTYDEGDGLYAVRTEDGDTYRAPRLVLGTGTPPHIPEAARDLGGDGVIHNSRYMQHKSELQKKDSITLVGSGQSAAEIYYDLLSEIDVHGYRLNWVTRSPRFFPLEYTKLTLEMTSPDYIDYFHALPEQKRYTLEERQKGLFKGIDGELIDAIFDLLYQKGLDGPVPTRLLTNSALTGARHENGTYTLDLHQEEQDKDFELRTEGLILATGYKYETPAFLAPVEDRIRRDGRGRFDVARNYSIDTTGRGIFLQNAGVHTHSITSPDLGMGAYRNSYIIGELLGTEYYPVEKTIAFQEFAV; encoded by the coding sequence TTGACCGCGCTTCCTGAACCCCATGACCGTCTCGACTTCATCGGGATCGGGCTCGGCCCCTTCAACCTCGGCCTCGCCTGCCTGACCGAGCCGATAGCCGAGCTGAACGGGGTCTTCCTGGAGTCCAAGCCGGACTTCGAGTGGCACTCGGGCATGTTCCTCGACGGGGCCCACCTGCAGACCCCGTTCATGTCGGACCTGGTCACCCTCGCCGACCCGACCTCCCCCTACTCCTTCCTCAACTACCTGAAGGAATCGGGGCGGTTGTACTCCTTCTACATCCGCGAGAACTTCTACCCGCTGCGCGTCGAGTACAACGACTACTGCCGCTGGGCCGCCGCGAAACTGCGCTCCGTCCGCTTCTCGACGACCGTCACCGAGGTCACGTACGACGAGGGCGACGGCCTCTACGCGGTCCGCACGGAGGACGGCGACACGTACCGCGCCCCGCGCCTGGTCCTCGGCACCGGCACCCCGCCGCACATCCCCGAGGCCGCCCGGGACCTCGGCGGCGACGGCGTCATCCACAACTCCCGCTACATGCAGCACAAGAGCGAGCTCCAGAAGAAGGACTCGATCACGCTGGTCGGCAGCGGGCAGTCGGCCGCCGAGATCTACTACGACCTGCTCAGCGAGATCGACGTCCACGGCTACCGGCTGAACTGGGTCACCAGATCGCCGCGCTTCTTCCCGCTGGAGTACACCAAGCTCACGCTGGAGATGACGTCCCCGGACTACATCGACTACTTCCACGCGCTGCCCGAGCAGAAGCGGTACACGCTGGAGGAGCGGCAGAAGGGCCTGTTCAAGGGCATCGACGGCGAGCTGATCGACGCCATCTTCGACCTGCTCTACCAGAAGGGCCTCGACGGGCCCGTACCGACGCGGCTCCTCACCAACTCCGCGCTCACCGGCGCCCGGCACGAGAACGGCACGTACACCCTCGACCTGCACCAGGAGGAGCAGGACAAGGACTTCGAGCTGCGCACCGAGGGCCTGATCCTCGCCACCGGCTACAAGTACGAGACGCCGGCCTTCCTCGCCCCCGTCGAGGACCGCATCCGGCGCGACGGGCGCGGCCGCTTCGACGTCGCCCGCAACTACTCGATCGACACCACCGGGCGCGGCATCTTCCTGCAGAACGCGGGCGTGCACACCCACTCGATCACCAGCCCCGACCTGGGCATGGGCGCCTACCGCAACAGCTACATCATCGGCGAGCTGCTCGGCACCGAGTACTACCCCGTCGAGAAGACCATCGCCTTCCAGGAGTTCGCCGTATGA
- a CDS encoding ATP-binding protein: MFENVLVANRGEIAVRVIRTLRALGVRSVAVYSDADADARHVREADEAVRIGPPPASESYLSAERIVEAARATGAQAVHPGYGFLAENAAFARACEEAGLAFIGPSADAIALMGDKIRAKETVQAAGVPVVPGGRDPELADAARELGAPVLLKPSAGGGGKGMRLVRDLTVLEDEIAAARREARASFGDDTLLVERWIDRPRHIEIQVLADAHGNVVHLGERECSLQRRHQKVIEEAPSVLLDEKTRAAMGAAAVEAARSCGYRGAGTVEFIVPGDDPSAYCFMEMNTRLQVEHPVTELVTGLDLVEWQLRVAAGEPLGFTQDDITLTGHAVEARLCAEDPARGFLPSGGTVLALSEPEGDGVRTDSGLSEGTEVSSLYDPMLAKVIAYGPDRDTALRRLRAALARTVTLGVPTNAGFLRRLLAHPAVVAGELDTGLVEREVDGLVSADVPAGVYAAAGALRQERLAQAGGDGWADPFGRPDGWRLGGDPAWTVHHLRAAGHDPVEVRVRTTASGTEILVDGEPTAPVRPTAVAADWLALDGDAWHVQDHDPVAASLTGAGAGGAGSLTAPMPGTVTVVKVAVGDEVAAGQSLLVVEAMKMEHVIAAPHAGVVTELDVRPGTTVAMDQILAVVQERAEEAA; encoded by the coding sequence ATGTTCGAGAACGTGCTGGTGGCCAACCGCGGCGAGATCGCCGTCCGTGTCATCCGTACGCTGCGGGCGCTCGGCGTCCGCTCGGTGGCCGTGTACAGCGACGCGGACGCCGACGCGCGGCACGTGCGCGAGGCCGACGAGGCCGTCCGGATCGGCCCGCCGCCGGCCTCCGAGAGCTATCTGTCGGCCGAGCGCATCGTCGAGGCGGCGCGCGCCACGGGCGCCCAGGCGGTGCACCCGGGCTACGGCTTCCTGGCGGAGAACGCGGCGTTCGCGCGGGCCTGCGAGGAGGCGGGCCTGGCCTTCATCGGCCCGTCCGCCGACGCGATCGCGCTGATGGGCGACAAGATCCGCGCGAAGGAGACGGTGCAGGCCGCGGGTGTCCCGGTGGTCCCGGGCGGCCGCGATCCCGAACTCGCGGACGCGGCCCGCGAGCTGGGCGCCCCCGTGCTGCTCAAGCCGTCGGCCGGCGGTGGCGGCAAGGGCATGCGCCTGGTGCGGGACCTGACGGTCCTGGAGGACGAGATCGCGGCGGCGCGGCGCGAGGCACGGGCCTCGTTCGGCGACGACACACTGCTCGTCGAGCGGTGGATCGACCGCCCCCGGCACATCGAGATCCAGGTCCTCGCGGACGCGCACGGCAATGTGGTGCACCTGGGCGAGCGCGAGTGCTCGCTGCAGCGCCGCCACCAGAAGGTCATCGAGGAGGCGCCCAGCGTCCTGCTCGACGAGAAGACCCGCGCGGCGATGGGCGCGGCGGCCGTCGAGGCGGCCCGCTCGTGCGGCTACCGGGGCGCGGGCACGGTCGAGTTCATCGTCCCCGGCGACGACCCGTCCGCGTACTGCTTCATGGAGATGAACACCCGCCTCCAGGTGGAGCACCCGGTGACCGAGCTGGTCACGGGCCTGGACCTGGTGGAGTGGCAGCTGCGCGTCGCCGCGGGCGAGCCGCTCGGCTTCACGCAGGACGACATCACCCTGACCGGCCACGCGGTCGAGGCGCGCCTGTGCGCCGAGGACCCTGCCCGCGGCTTCCTCCCCTCCGGCGGCACGGTCCTCGCGCTGAGCGAGCCCGAGGGCGACGGGGTGCGCACGGACTCCGGGCTGAGCGAGGGCACGGAGGTCAGTTCCCTCTACGACCCGATGCTGGCGAAGGTCATCGCGTACGGCCCCGACCGGGACACGGCGCTGCGCCGGCTGCGGGCGGCGCTGGCCCGCACGGTGACACTGGGCGTGCCGACGAACGCGGGCTTCCTGCGCCGGCTGCTGGCCCATCCGGCGGTCGTCGCGGGCGAGTTGGACACGGGTCTCGTGGAGCGCGAGGTCGACGGCCTGGTCTCGGCGGACGTCCCCGCGGGCGTCTACGCGGCGGCGGGCGCCCTGCGCCAGGAGCGCCTGGCGCAGGCCGGCGGCGACGGCTGGGCCGACCCGTTCGGGCGGCCCGACGGCTGGCGGCTCGGCGGCGACCCGGCGTGGACGGTGCACCACCTGCGGGCCGCCGGGCACGACCCGGTCGAGGTCCGCGTCCGCACCACGGCCTCCGGCACCGAGATCCTGGTCGACGGCGAGCCGACGGCCCCGGTGCGGCCCACGGCGGTGGCCGCCGACTGGCTGGCCCTCGACGGCGACGCCTGGCACGTCCAGGACCACGACCCGGTCGCGGCGAGCCTGACGGGTGCCGGGGCGGGCGGCGCGGGTTCCCTGACGGCACCGATGCCCGGCACGGTGACGGTCGTCAAGGTGGCCGTCGGCGACGAGGTCGCGGCCGGTCAGAGCCTGCTGGTGGTCGAGGCGATGAAGATGGAGCACGTGATCGCGGCCCCGCACGCGGGCGTCGTCACGGAGCTGGACGTGCGCCCCGGCACGACGGTGGCGATGGACCAGATCCTGGCGGTCGTCCAGGAACGCGCAGAGGAGGCGGCGTGA
- a CDS encoding SUKH-3 domain-containing protein: MSSLPLLQSPEAVDAWLTRAGWHPGRRCDDLAAAAVASTIEEFGLDGGGVLEVNEPALRFVREHIGLETRLGANPRHIVSFSPLLTYKGASEDIQELADALGKKVFPVAYDRDDGAMFLVDETGRFFYQHWSGEYFLGYDKHAAFVAYSGRPIPFADEHYTW; this comes from the coding sequence ATGAGCTCCTTGCCCCTGCTGCAGTCCCCCGAGGCGGTCGATGCCTGGCTGACGCGCGCCGGCTGGCACCCGGGCCGCCGGTGCGACGATCTCGCCGCGGCCGCGGTGGCGAGCACGATCGAGGAATTCGGCCTCGACGGCGGCGGGGTGCTGGAAGTGAACGAGCCCGCCCTGCGGTTCGTCCGCGAGCACATCGGACTGGAGACCCGGCTGGGGGCCAACCCCCGGCACATCGTCTCCTTCTCGCCGCTCCTCACCTACAAAGGGGCGTCGGAGGACATTCAGGAACTCGCGGACGCCCTGGGCAAGAAGGTCTTCCCGGTGGCGTACGACCGGGACGACGGCGCGATGTTCCTCGTCGACGAGACGGGCCGCTTCTTCTATCAGCACTGGAGCGGCGAGTACTTCCTCGGGTACGACAAGCACGCGGCTTTCGTCGCCTACTCGGGACGCCCGATCCCCTTCGCGGACGAGCACTACACCTGGTGA
- a CDS encoding carboxyl transferase domain-containing protein yields the protein MHEAPELTSAADPASEAWRANEAAHRALGEELRAKLAAARLGGGEKARARHTARGKLLPRDRVDTLLDPGSPFLELAPLAADGMYGDQAPAAGVIAGIGRVSGRECVIVANDATVKGGTYYPMTVKKHLRAQEVALENRLPCVYLVDSGGAFLPMQDEVFPDREHFGRIFYNQARMSGAGIPQIAAVLGSCTAGGAYVPAMSDEAVIVRNQGTIFLGGPPLVKAATGEVVTAEELGGGEVHSRVSGVTDHLAEDDAHALRIVRTIVSTLPERGPLPWSAEAAIEPKVDPAGLYGAVPVDSRTPYDVREVIARVVDGSRFHEFKSEYGQTLVTGFARIHGHPVGIVANNGILFSESAQKGAHFIELCDQRGIPLVFLQNISGFMVGRDYEAGGIAKHGAKMVTAVACTRVPKLTVVIGGSYGAGNYSMCGRAYSPRFLWMWPGAKISVMGGEQAASVLATVKRDQLEARGEEWPAEDEDAFKAPIRAQYETQGSAYYATARLWDDGVIDPMETRQVLGLALTACANAPLPEKSPGFGVFRM from the coding sequence ATGCACGAGGCACCGGAGCTGACGAGCGCGGCGGACCCCGCGTCGGAGGCGTGGCGGGCCAACGAGGCGGCGCACCGGGCGCTCGGCGAGGAGCTGCGCGCCAAGCTCGCCGCGGCCCGGCTCGGCGGCGGCGAGAAGGCCCGGGCGCGGCACACCGCGCGCGGCAAGCTGCTGCCGCGCGACCGGGTGGACACGCTGCTCGACCCGGGCTCCCCGTTCCTGGAGCTGGCCCCGCTGGCGGCCGACGGGATGTACGGGGACCAGGCGCCGGCGGCGGGTGTGATCGCCGGCATCGGCCGGGTCAGCGGCCGCGAGTGCGTGATCGTCGCCAATGACGCGACCGTCAAGGGCGGCACGTACTACCCGATGACGGTGAAGAAGCACCTGCGCGCCCAGGAGGTCGCGCTGGAGAACAGGCTGCCGTGCGTCTATCTGGTGGACTCCGGCGGCGCCTTCCTGCCGATGCAGGACGAGGTCTTCCCCGACCGTGAGCACTTCGGCCGGATCTTCTACAACCAGGCGCGGATGTCCGGCGCGGGCATCCCGCAGATCGCGGCGGTCCTCGGCTCGTGCACGGCCGGCGGAGCGTACGTCCCGGCGATGAGCGACGAGGCCGTCATCGTGCGGAATCAGGGCACGATCTTCCTCGGCGGCCCGCCGCTGGTGAAGGCGGCCACCGGTGAGGTCGTCACCGCGGAGGAGCTGGGCGGCGGCGAGGTCCACTCCCGCGTCTCCGGCGTCACGGACCACCTCGCGGAGGACGACGCGCACGCGCTGCGCATCGTGCGCACGATCGTCTCCACGCTCCCCGAGCGCGGCCCGCTCCCCTGGTCGGCCGAGGCCGCGATCGAGCCGAAGGTCGACCCGGCGGGCCTGTACGGGGCGGTGCCGGTCGACTCGCGCACCCCGTACGACGTCCGCGAGGTCATCGCGCGCGTGGTGGACGGCTCGCGGTTCCACGAGTTCAAGTCCGAGTACGGGCAGACGCTGGTCACCGGCTTCGCCCGGATCCACGGCCACCCGGTCGGCATCGTGGCGAACAACGGCATCCTGTTCTCCGAGTCCGCCCAGAAGGGCGCCCACTTCATCGAGCTGTGCGACCAGCGCGGCATTCCGCTGGTGTTCCTGCAGAACATCTCGGGCTTCATGGTCGGCCGGGACTACGAGGCGGGCGGCATCGCCAAGCACGGCGCCAAGATGGTCACCGCCGTGGCCTGCACGCGCGTGCCGAAGCTGACCGTCGTGATCGGCGGCTCGTACGGCGCGGGCAACTACTCGATGTGCGGCCGGGCCTACAGCCCCCGCTTCCTGTGGATGTGGCCCGGCGCCAAGATCTCCGTCATGGGCGGCGAGCAGGCCGCGTCCGTCCTCGCGACCGTCAAGCGGGACCAGTTGGAGGCGCGCGGCGAGGAGTGGCCCGCCGAGGACGAGGACGCCTTCAAGGCCCCGATCCGCGCCCAGTACGAGACCCAGGGCAGCGCGTACTACGCGACGGCGCGGCTCTGGGACGACGGCGTGATCGACCCGATGGAGACCCGTCAGGTCCTCGGCCTGGCCCTGACCGCGTGCGCCAACGCACCGCTGCCGGAGAAGTCCCCCGGCTTCGGTGTCTTCCGGATGTGA
- a CDS encoding hydroxymethylglutaryl-CoA lyase, which yields MDALPMTIPAPGLPARVRIHEVGARDGLQNEKTTVPTEVKAEFVHRLADAGLTTIEATSFVHPKWVPQLADAETLFPRLQGLADVHLPVLVPNERGLDRALSLGADRIAVFASATESFAKANLNRTVAESLAMFEPVVTRAKEARAHVRGYLSMCFGDPWEGAVPVHQVVRVAKSLMDMGCDELSLGDTIGVATPGHVQALLSALNEEGVATNVIGVHFHDTYGQALSNTLAALQHGVTTVDASAGGLGGCPYAKSATGNLATEDLVWMLNGLGIETGVDLGRLSATSAWMAGHLGRPSPSRTVRALVPEAQSPQEQ from the coding sequence ATGGACGCCCTGCCGATGACGATCCCGGCCCCGGGCCTGCCCGCGCGGGTCCGCATCCACGAGGTGGGCGCGCGGGACGGGCTCCAGAACGAGAAGACGACCGTCCCCACCGAGGTCAAGGCCGAGTTCGTCCACCGCCTCGCGGACGCCGGACTGACCACGATCGAGGCGACGAGCTTCGTCCACCCCAAGTGGGTCCCCCAACTCGCGGACGCCGAGACCCTGTTCCCGCGGCTCCAGGGCCTCGCGGACGTCCATCTCCCGGTCCTCGTCCCGAACGAGCGGGGCCTGGACCGCGCCCTGTCGCTCGGCGCGGACCGGATCGCCGTGTTCGCCAGCGCGACGGAGTCCTTCGCGAAGGCCAATCTGAACCGGACGGTGGCCGAGTCCCTCGCCATGTTCGAGCCGGTCGTGACCCGCGCGAAGGAGGCGCGGGCCCACGTCCGCGGCTACCTCTCCATGTGCTTCGGCGATCCCTGGGAAGGCGCGGTCCCCGTCCACCAGGTCGTCCGGGTGGCCAAGTCCCTCATGGACATGGGCTGCGACGAGCTCAGCCTGGGCGACACGATCGGCGTGGCCACCCCCGGCCACGTCCAGGCGCTGCTCTCCGCGCTCAACGAGGAGGGCGTGGCGACGAACGTGATCGGGGTGCACTTCCACGACACGTACGGCCAGGCCCTCTCCAACACGCTCGCGGCGCTCCAGCACGGCGTCACCACCGTCGACGCGTCCGCGGGCGGCCTCGGCGGCTGCCCGTACGCGAAGAGCGCCACCGGCAATCTCGCCACCGAAGACCTCGTCTGGATGCTGAACGGCCTCGGCATCGAGACCGGGGTCGACCTCGGCCGTCTCAGCGCCACGAGCGCGTGGATGGCCGGCCACCTGGGCCGACCCAGCCCGTCCCGCACCGTTCGCGCCCTCGTACCCGAGGCCCAGTCCCCGCAGGAGCAGTGA
- the desA gene encoding lysine decarboxylase DesA — protein MRSHLLNDTTAELYRSSVTEGVERVAAQLATTTRPFTGVTPDALAPAIDAVDLDAPLHDTIAVLDELQDVYLRDAVYFHHPRYLAHLNCPVVIPAVLGEAILSAVNSSLDTWDQSAGGTLIERKLVDWTAARIGLGPTADGVFTSGGSQSNLQALLMARQEAKTDSLDRLRVFASEAAHFSVQKSASLLGLPPQAVVPIPVDRTKRMQTLALAAEMERCRKDGLVPMAVVATAGTTDFGSIDPLPEIAALCDRYGTWMHVDAAYGCGLLVSPKHRDRLDGIERADSVTVDYHKSFFQPVSSSAVLVRDRATLRHATYHAEYLNPRRTVAERIPNQVDKSLQTTRRFDALKLWMTLRVMGADGIGSLFDEVCDLARRGWELLAADPRFDVVVEPQLSTLVYRYVPAAVTDPAEIDRANLYARKALFASGDAVVAGTKVGDRQYLKFTLLNPETTLDDLTAVLDLIAGHAEQYLGDTLDRAS, from the coding sequence ATGCGCTCGCACCTGCTCAATGACACGACCGCGGAGCTGTACCGCAGCTCCGTGACCGAGGGAGTCGAGCGGGTGGCGGCCCAACTCGCCACCACCACCCGGCCGTTCACCGGCGTCACGCCCGACGCCCTCGCCCCGGCCATCGACGCTGTCGACCTCGACGCCCCGCTCCACGACACCATCGCGGTGCTCGACGAGCTCCAGGACGTCTACCTGCGCGACGCCGTCTACTTCCACCACCCCCGCTACCTCGCCCACCTCAACTGCCCGGTCGTCATCCCGGCCGTGCTCGGCGAGGCGATCCTGTCGGCCGTCAACTCCTCCCTGGACACCTGGGACCAGTCGGCCGGCGGCACCCTGATCGAGCGCAAACTCGTCGACTGGACCGCCGCCCGGATCGGCCTCGGCCCCACCGCCGACGGCGTGTTCACCTCCGGCGGCTCGCAGTCCAACCTCCAGGCGCTGCTCATGGCCCGCCAGGAGGCCAAGACGGACTCCCTGGACCGGCTGCGCGTCTTCGCCTCCGAGGCCGCCCACTTCAGCGTCCAGAAGTCCGCGTCGCTGCTGGGCCTGCCCCCGCAGGCCGTCGTCCCGATCCCGGTCGACCGCACCAAGCGGATGCAGACCCTCGCGCTCGCCGCCGAGATGGAGCGCTGCCGCAAGGACGGGCTCGTCCCCATGGCCGTCGTCGCGACCGCCGGCACCACCGACTTCGGCTCCATCGACCCGCTGCCCGAGATCGCCGCACTGTGCGACCGGTACGGCACCTGGATGCACGTCGACGCCGCCTACGGCTGCGGACTGCTCGTGTCGCCGAAGCACCGCGACCGGCTCGACGGCATCGAGCGCGCCGACTCCGTCACCGTCGACTACCACAAGTCCTTCTTCCAGCCGGTGAGTTCGAGCGCCGTCCTGGTCCGCGACCGGGCCACCCTGCGGCACGCGACCTACCACGCGGAGTACCTCAACCCGCGCCGCACCGTCGCCGAGCGCATCCCCAACCAGGTCGACAAGTCCCTGCAGACCACCCGCCGCTTCGACGCCCTCAAACTGTGGATGACCCTGCGCGTGATGGGCGCCGACGGCATCGGCAGCCTCTTCGACGAGGTCTGCGACCTGGCCCGGCGCGGCTGGGAGCTGCTGGCCGCCGACCCGCGCTTCGACGTGGTCGTCGAGCCCCAGCTGTCCACGCTCGTCTACCGCTACGTCCCGGCCGCCGTCACCGACCCGGCCGAGATCGACCGCGCCAACCTCTACGCCCGCAAGGCCCTGTTCGCCTCCGGCGACGCCGTCGTCGCGGGCACCAAGGTGGGCGACCGCCAGTACCTGAAGTTCACCCTGCTCAACCCCGAGACGACCCTCGACGACCTGACGGCCGTCCTCGACCTCATCGCCGGCCACGCCGAGCAGTACCTGGGAGACACCCTTGACCGCGCTTCCTGA
- a CDS encoding acyl-CoA dehydrogenase family protein: MDHHLSPEHEELRRTVEEFAHDVVAPKIGDFYERHEFPYEIVREMGRMGLFGLPFPEEYGGMGGDYLALGIALEELARVDSSVAITLEAGVSLGAMPLHLFGTEEQKREWLPRLCSGEILGAFGLTEPEAGSDAGGTRTTAVRDETTGDWVVNGTKCFITNSGTDITGLVTVTAVTGRTADGKPQISSIIVPSGTPGFTVAAPYSKVGWNASDTRELHFDDVRVPAANLLGTEGRGFAQFLRILDEGRIAIAALATGLAQGCVDESVKYAKERKAFGRAIGGYQAIQFKIADMEMKAHTARLGWRDAASRLVAGEPFKKEAAMAKLYSSTVAVDNAREATQIHGGYGFMNEYPVARMWRDSKILEIGEGTSEVQRMLIARELGLPS, encoded by the coding sequence ATGGACCACCACCTCTCCCCCGAGCACGAGGAACTCCGGCGCACCGTCGAAGAGTTCGCCCACGACGTCGTCGCGCCGAAGATCGGCGACTTCTACGAGCGGCACGAGTTCCCGTACGAGATCGTGCGCGAGATGGGGCGCATGGGCCTGTTCGGGCTGCCGTTCCCCGAGGAGTACGGCGGCATGGGCGGCGACTACCTGGCGCTCGGCATCGCCCTGGAGGAGCTGGCCCGGGTCGACTCGTCCGTGGCGATCACCCTGGAGGCGGGCGTCTCGCTCGGCGCGATGCCGCTGCACCTGTTCGGCACCGAGGAGCAGAAGCGGGAGTGGCTGCCGCGGCTGTGCTCCGGCGAGATCCTCGGCGCGTTCGGGCTGACCGAGCCGGAAGCCGGGTCCGACGCGGGCGGCACGCGCACGACGGCCGTCCGGGACGAGACCACGGGCGACTGGGTCGTCAACGGCACGAAGTGCTTCATCACCAACTCCGGTACGGACATCACGGGTCTGGTGACGGTCACCGCGGTCACGGGACGCACGGCGGACGGCAAGCCGCAGATCTCCTCGATCATCGTCCCGTCCGGCACACCGGGCTTCACGGTCGCGGCCCCGTACTCGAAGGTCGGCTGGAACGCGTCGGACACGCGCGAACTCCACTTCGACGACGTCCGCGTCCCGGCGGCGAACCTGCTGGGCACGGAGGGGCGCGGCTTCGCGCAGTTCCTGCGGATCCTCGACGAGGGGCGCATCGCGATCGCCGCGCTCGCGACGGGGCTCGCCCAGGGCTGCGTCGACGAGTCCGTGAAGTACGCCAAGGAGCGCAAGGCGTTCGGGCGGGCCATCGGCGGGTACCAGGCGATCCAGTTCAAGATCGCCGACATGGAGATGAAGGCGCACACCGCGCGGCTCGGCTGGCGGGACGCGGCGTCGCGGCTCGTCGCCGGGGAGCCGTTCAAGAAGGAGGCGGCGATGGCGAAGCTGTACTCCTCCACGGTCGCGGTGGACAACGCGCGCGAGGCCACCCAGATCCACGGCGGCTACGGCTTCATGAACGAGTACCCGGTGGCCCGCATGTGGCGGGACTCCAAGATCCTGGAGATCGGCGAGGGCACGAGCGAGGTGCAGCGCATGCTGATCGCCCGCGAACTCGGCCTCCCGTCCTGA